A genome region from Jeotgalibacillus aurantiacus includes the following:
- a CDS encoding mechanosensitive ion channel family protein produces the protein METLLFNALGSRLADYEWGALLIAIGIGALKIIGIIIAFLIVRSIGNRILSNVFEKYQEKENISLGRAKTLESLIKNVFGYALIFILVVTILQVFNYDVTALIAGAGIIGLAIGFGAQGLVSDVVTGFFILLEKQIDVGDYITTGSFSGICEEVGLRQTKIRGFDGTLHFVPNREITGMSNHSRGNMRALIDIGISYDDDIDKAIAVMQAACDEVAASNDMIVEGPNVLGVQTLGASDVVIRVIAKTVNNEQWGVERELRKVLKETLDKNGIEIPFPHQVYVEKK, from the coding sequence ATGGAAACTTTATTGTTCAATGCACTCGGCAGCCGGCTGGCTGACTACGAGTGGGGAGCACTCCTGATCGCCATCGGGATTGGTGCCTTAAAGATTATTGGTATTATTATTGCCTTTTTAATTGTCCGGTCGATCGGTAACCGGATCCTATCAAATGTCTTCGAAAAATATCAGGAAAAAGAAAATATTTCACTTGGTCGGGCAAAAACACTCGAAAGCCTGATAAAAAATGTATTCGGTTATGCACTGATCTTCATTTTGGTTGTGACGATTCTTCAGGTTTTCAACTATGATGTCACTGCGTTAATTGCGGGAGCCGGTATTATAGGGCTCGCAATCGGCTTTGGTGCTCAGGGGCTCGTCAGTGATGTGGTCACCGGTTTTTTCATTTTGCTTGAGAAGCAGATTGACGTAGGTGATTATATTACAACAGGAAGTTTTTCAGGCATTTGCGAAGAAGTCGGATTGAGACAGACGAAAATCCGCGGATTTGATGGTACACTTCATTTTGTCCCAAACCGTGAGATTACAGGAATGAGCAACCACTCGCGAGGCAACATGCGCGCTCTGATCGATATTGGCATTTCCTATGACGATGATATCGATAAAGCTATTGCCGTGATGCAGGCTGCCTGTGATGAAGTGGCAGCATCAAATGACATGATCGTTGAAGGACCAAACGTACTTGGCGTTCAGACACTTGGTGCATCAGATGTCGTCATCCGCGTGATTGCCAAAACAGTTAATAACGAGCAATGGGGCGTCGAACGCGAGCTACGCAAAGTATTAAAAGAAACACTTGATAAAAACGGAATCGAAATCCCGTTCCCTCATCAAGTGTATGTCGAAAAAAAATAA
- a CDS encoding N-acetyldiaminopimelate deacetylase has product MNSFVQIRRDLHKIPEIGYQEFKTQQYLLRYIESLPQERIEIKKWETGLFVRLTGLKPESKTIAYRTDIDGLPITELTGLDFASEHPGRMHACGHDFHMAIALGILTELVNQPPEVNVLFIFQPAEEGPGGAARMLESKEMQEWMPDEIMGLHIAPEYKAGVVASKPGLLFANTSELKITMKGKGGHAAYPHKTRDMIVAGAHLITQLQTIVARSVDPLDSGVVTIGKLEAGTVGNIIAETAELNGTMRSLDPETMEILKSRVRAICEGISASFECEVIPEFNQPYYMVYNDEESVNDFITFAESYEGVEFVHCKKAMTGEDFGYFLKEIPGFMFWLGVDSTYGLHHAKLNPDEKAIGIAIGLMRDYIHTK; this is encoded by the coding sequence ATGAACTCATTTGTTCAAATCAGAAGAGATTTACACAAAATTCCTGAAATCGGCTATCAGGAATTTAAAACACAGCAGTATTTGCTCCGTTATATAGAAAGCCTTCCTCAGGAGCGAATCGAAATCAAAAAGTGGGAAACAGGTCTCTTTGTACGGCTGACAGGTTTGAAACCTGAATCCAAAACGATTGCCTATCGGACAGATATTGATGGACTGCCGATCACAGAGCTGACGGGACTTGATTTTGCTTCCGAGCATCCTGGCAGAATGCATGCGTGCGGCCACGACTTTCATATGGCGATCGCACTTGGTATTTTGACCGAGCTCGTTAATCAGCCGCCTGAAGTAAATGTTCTGTTTATCTTCCAGCCGGCAGAGGAAGGACCTGGCGGAGCGGCCAGAATGCTCGAGTCAAAAGAAATGCAGGAGTGGATGCCTGATGAAATTATGGGTCTTCATATTGCGCCTGAATACAAAGCGGGCGTGGTCGCATCAAAGCCTGGACTTTTATTTGCCAATACATCAGAACTGAAAATCACCATGAAAGGAAAGGGTGGACATGCTGCTTATCCTCACAAAACGAGAGATATGATTGTGGCGGGTGCCCATTTAATTACACAGCTTCAAACCATTGTGGCACGTTCAGTGGATCCGCTAGACAGCGGTGTCGTAACGATAGGAAAGCTTGAAGCCGGTACTGTCGGCAACATCATTGCTGAAACAGCAGAATTAAACGGAACAATGCGAAGCCTGGACCCGGAAACGATGGAGATTTTAAAAAGCCGCGTTCGTGCAATCTGTGAAGGAATCAGCGCATCCTTCGAGTGTGAAGTTATTCCGGAGTTTAACCAGCCGTATTATATGGTTTATAACGATGAGGAATCGGTGAACGACTTTATCACTTTTGCTGAATCTTACGAGGGTGTTGAGTTTGTTCATTGTAAAAAAGCGATGACCGGCGAAGATTTCGGATATTTTCTTAAAGAAATCCCGGGCTTTATGTTCTGGCTTGGTGTGGATTCAACGTACGGATTGCACCATGCGAAATTAAACCCTGACGAAAAGGCGATTGGTATCGCGATCGGGTTAATGAGAGATTATATACACACTAAATAA
- the dapD gene encoding 2,3,4,5-tetrahydropyridine-2,6-dicarboxylate N-acetyltransferase: MNQMDANEIISYIQNAKKSTPVKVYVKGADLHKINFGDASQTFLSEGSGVVFGEWADIAPALEENKDQIWDYVVENDRRNSAIPMLDLKNIKARIEPGAIIRDQVEIGDNAVIMMGASINIGSVIGEGTMIDMNVVMGGRATVGKNCHIGAGSVLAGVIEPPSAKPVVVEDDVVIGANAVVLEGVTVGKGAVVAAGAIVIEDVEPYTVVAGTPAKMIKKIDEKTKSKTEIKQELRQL, translated from the coding sequence ATGAATCAGATGGATGCAAATGAAATCATTTCTTACATACAGAATGCGAAGAAGTCAACACCTGTAAAAGTATATGTAAAAGGTGCTGACCTTCACAAAATTAATTTTGGTGATGCTTCTCAGACGTTTTTATCAGAAGGATCAGGCGTTGTTTTCGGAGAGTGGGCTGACATTGCACCTGCACTTGAAGAAAATAAAGATCAGATCTGGGATTATGTCGTTGAAAATGACCGTCGTAACTCTGCGATCCCGATGCTTGACCTGAAAAATATTAAAGCCCGTATTGAGCCAGGTGCAATTATCCGCGATCAGGTTGAAATCGGTGACAATGCAGTCATCATGATGGGCGCTTCTATTAACATCGGATCAGTAATCGGTGAAGGAACAATGATCGATATGAACGTCGTAATGGGAGGCCGTGCAACAGTAGGTAAGAACTGTCATATCGGAGCAGGTTCTGTTCTTGCCGGAGTCATCGAGCCGCCATCAGCTAAGCCGGTTGTCGTGGAAGATGATGTTGTCATTGGTGCCAATGCCGTTGTACTTGAAGGTGTAACCGTTGGTAAAGGTGCTGTTGTTGCAGCAGGCGCAATTGTTATTGAAGACGTAGAACCTTATACAGTTGTTGCCGGTACGCCTGCAAAAATGATTAAGAAAATTGATGAAAAAACAAAGTCAAAAACAGAAATCAAACAGGAACTCCGTCAGCTTTAA
- a CDS encoding LysR family transcriptional regulator, which yields MNRSDYRLLDILAQEMNMRKAAERLFVSQPALSQRLQTIEKEWQKPLFIRSQKGLTLTPAGEMIVNLSREVLAKEEGIKEKLQSLDSQVYGTLKIACASIVGQNWLPKVLKLFVETNPHARISLITGWSSEILQAVYNGDVHIGIIRGTPDWKGPKMHLFQDQLYLVDREIRRIEDLHLTNRPFIQFKSDSTYYQEIQEWWNRQFQITPRQNILVDQIETCKQMALNGIGYAILPSITLTGEEDVYTTALNMEDETALKRDTWLLGYQSAFELPQVEAFIESVNLHLEKTNKN from the coding sequence ATGAACCGTTCAGATTACCGTCTTCTTGATATTCTTGCTCAGGAAATGAATATGCGAAAAGCAGCAGAGCGTCTTTTTGTATCTCAGCCCGCATTATCACAAAGACTTCAGACGATCGAAAAGGAATGGCAAAAGCCATTGTTTATCCGTTCTCAAAAAGGACTCACCCTTACACCTGCCGGAGAAATGATTGTGAACCTGTCAAGGGAAGTTCTGGCAAAAGAAGAGGGCATCAAAGAAAAGCTTCAATCACTTGATTCCCAGGTGTATGGAACGCTAAAGATCGCCTGTGCTTCAATCGTCGGTCAGAACTGGCTGCCAAAGGTGCTGAAATTGTTTGTAGAGACAAATCCTCATGCGAGAATTTCGCTTATTACCGGATGGAGCAGTGAAATTTTGCAGGCTGTTTATAATGGGGATGTTCATATAGGCATTATCAGAGGGACACCTGATTGGAAAGGGCCGAAAATGCATCTCTTTCAGGATCAGCTTTATTTAGTGGATCGGGAAATCCGCAGAATTGAAGATCTGCATTTGACTAATCGCCCATTTATACAGTTCAAAAGTGATTCCACTTACTATCAGGAAATTCAGGAGTGGTGGAACCGTCAATTTCAGATTACGCCGAGGCAAAATATTCTGGTGGATCAGATTGAAACGTGTAAGCAAATGGCATTAAATGGTATTGGGTATGCCATCCTTCCATCAATTACGCTGACAGGTGAGGAGGATGTGTATACAACAGCATTGAATATGGAGGATGAGACTGCATTGAAAAGAGATACGTGGCTGCTTGGATATCAGTCTGCATTTGAGCTTCCTCAGGTCGAGGCATTTATTGAATCCGTCAATCTGCACCTTGAAAAAACGAACAAAAACTGA
- a CDS encoding MDR family MFS transporter: protein MSQTEHDQKIIKYRPYILASVMLAMFVGAIEATIVSTAMPSITADLGGFQLYSWVFSSYLLMSTVTVLLYGKLSDLFGRKPVMTLGMSLFLIGSILCGFAESMEWLIAFRFIQGLGAGAVLPIATTIVGDIYTKEERAKIQGYLSSVWGISAVMGPAIGGLLVETVGWQYVFWVNIPLGLLSLTGLWLFLKEDVEKNRSPIDYKGAILLTLALTFLLYLLVEGGVSVSWTSVQAIVLLVLAALLLVWFVLHELKVEDPMMPFSIWQNRAIFIANAASLMTGVLLIGISSYLPAFVTGVMEEDARTAGFTLTAMSIGWPIAATIAGRLLIKIGYYKTSLMGGSALILGTLLFVLMKPEYGPWWAAMSSFFVGVGMGLTTTSFIVSIQSAVPWNLRGAATAANMFMRNLGSTIGVALLGGVLNASIQRSFTADESDELNGLGVEAVNSLLEEEQRNTLDPDVLAGLQEAMTGGLSTVYLIVFGFAVAAFILLFFLPKNE from the coding sequence ATGAGCCAAACAGAACATGATCAGAAAATAATTAAATACAGACCTTATATACTCGCATCCGTCATGCTTGCCATGTTTGTCGGCGCGATTGAAGCAACGATTGTTTCTACTGCCATGCCTTCTATAACGGCAGATCTTGGAGGATTCCAGCTCTATAGCTGGGTTTTTTCTTCTTATCTGCTGATGAGCACCGTAACGGTTCTGCTGTACGGAAAACTGTCTGATTTATTCGGACGCAAACCGGTCATGACGCTTGGGATGTCACTCTTTTTAATTGGTTCTATTTTGTGCGGATTTGCTGAATCAATGGAGTGGCTGATTGCGTTCAGATTTATTCAGGGGCTTGGAGCAGGTGCGGTTTTACCTATCGCAACAACCATTGTCGGAGATATTTATACGAAGGAAGAACGGGCTAAGATCCAGGGCTACCTGTCGAGTGTGTGGGGAATATCAGCTGTAATGGGGCCTGCAATTGGCGGTTTGCTTGTTGAAACAGTCGGCTGGCAATACGTATTCTGGGTGAACATTCCGCTTGGATTGCTTTCACTCACAGGTTTATGGCTGTTTTTAAAAGAGGATGTAGAAAAAAACAGATCTCCAATTGATTATAAAGGTGCCATCCTTTTAACGCTGGCGCTGACCTTTCTGTTATACCTTCTGGTTGAAGGTGGCGTGTCTGTTTCATGGACTTCGGTGCAGGCTATCGTATTACTTGTTCTCGCTGCCCTGCTGTTAGTCTGGTTTGTCCTGCATGAGCTGAAGGTGGAGGATCCAATGATGCCATTTTCCATCTGGCAAAACAGGGCCATTTTTATTGCTAATGCAGCTTCACTCATGACGGGTGTCCTGTTGATCGGCATATCGAGTTATCTGCCGGCATTTGTCACAGGCGTCATGGAAGAGGATGCGAGGACAGCGGGGTTTACATTAACAGCTATGTCAATTGGGTGGCCAATTGCGGCTACAATAGCCGGAAGACTGCTGATTAAAATTGGCTATTATAAGACGAGTCTGATGGGCGGTTCTGCACTCATTCTAGGAACACTTCTGTTTGTTCTCATGAAGCCGGAATATGGTCCGTGGTGGGCAGCGATGTCGTCATTCTTTGTCGGCGTTGGGATGGGATTAACAACGACATCCTTTATCGTTTCCATCCAGAGTGCGGTGCCATGGAATTTGAGAGGTGCTGCAACGGCTGCCAATATGTTTATGAGAAATCTCGGTAGTACGATTGGTGTAGCATTGCTCGGAGGCGTACTGAATGCTTCTATTCAGCGGTCTTTTACGGCAGATGAAAGTGATGAGCTTAACGGATTAGGTGTGGAAGCAGTGAACAGTCTTCTAGAAGAAGAACAGCGCAACACCCTCGATCCTGACGTGCTTGCCGGACTACAGGAAGCCATGACGGGTGGATTAAGCACGGTTTACCTCATTGTATTCGGCTTCGCGGTTGCTGCCTTTATCCTTTTATTCTTCCTGCCAAAAAATGAATAA
- the cbpB gene encoding cyclic-di-AMP-binding protein CbpB → MITIDHKEFLETAIEQYIIPSEKIAHVQELNTAEHALLVLTKSGYSAIPVLDATYHLKGLINVQMITDSMLGMEQIEFDRLNEKKVQDIMQTNIPCLKMTDQFQYALNLLVDHPFLCVMDKDGYFEGILTRRVMLKQLQRHIHKQIQRS, encoded by the coding sequence ATGATTACCATCGACCATAAGGAATTTCTTGAAACAGCCATTGAACAGTACATCATTCCATCTGAAAAAATTGCCCATGTTCAGGAACTGAACACAGCAGAACATGCATTGCTCGTGTTAACAAAAAGCGGATACTCAGCCATACCGGTGCTGGATGCAACCTACCATCTGAAAGGCCTGATTAACGTACAAATGATAACGGATTCAATGCTCGGAATGGAGCAGATTGAATTTGATCGTTTAAACGAAAAGAAAGTGCAGGATATTATGCAAACGAATATCCCTTGTCTGAAAATGACTGATCAGTTTCAATACGCTTTAAACCTTCTTGTCGACCATCCGTTTCTCTGTGTGATGGATAAAGACGGTTATTTTGAAGGGATTCTGACGAGACGGGTCATGTTAAAACAATTACAGCGTCACATCCATAAACAAATTCAGCGTTCTTAA